The following coding sequences lie in one Caproicibacterium argilliputei genomic window:
- a CDS encoding virulence-associated E family protein, with amino-acid sequence MQYDRPVILSAAGSRRATLWPAQQTMLADFYDRLRVPTRSTESVDTYFALSKAQQDDLKDVGGFVLGALRGNRRGANTVESREGVTLDADNIPAGGTQGILQRVAGLGCGYCIYSTRKHRPDAPRLRIILPLDRPVTADEYEPIARKAAETIDPSMRIFDPTTFEPSRLMYWPSCCSDSEYIYQFDDKPMLSADGVLSMYTDWHDWGSWPQVPGVAEKYQSLAKRQQDPEEKKGIVGAWCKLHDIPDVLANVLSGLYTPTDRDDRVTFAAGSTTGGAILYDDGKFLYSHHATDPAGGKLCNSFDLCRIHLFGDQDNDAKPGTPVNKLPSFQAMCNYARNDPAVEDLLNEERYEQAAADFAEMTAAGGEEPPAAKADVHWMKALKVSDSGKYDHSIFNAATMLEHDPRLRGKLRLNTFSDRIEGTCPLPWAGRDAGTDTFEWKNSDDSGLRNCVEQLLGFHSADVIEDALVQVSMANAYNPVQEYLSGLAWDGQPRLDTIYRDYFGEVDNGYTRAVSRKSLVAAVARAMQPGCKYDEMVVICGPQGTYKSTFVARIGGAWASALMVSFDDPKAVAEVIQGCWIMEIPELSSMSKADTNAVKQMVSQGTDEYRAAYARHPEKHPRQCVFFGTTNDNDYLKDPTGNRRFWPIDCGDHPTKNVWDDLTPAVVDQLWAEAYARWQLGESLVLDPPEEAEAERRRSGHTERDDYEGQIAEFLEKLVPENWMKMDAAARDIFLNGTQQGEGTKLAHRDRICVLEVMRECLGWRPGWSIKQSDSRRIAKILDKQQGWKKVGVMWFGKEYGNQKGWKYGP; translated from the coding sequence ATGCAATATGACAGACCAGTCATTTTGTCCGCTGCCGGCAGTCGCCGCGCGACGCTCTGGCCGGCGCAGCAGACCATGCTTGCGGATTTCTACGACCGCCTGCGGGTTCCTACGCGCAGTACGGAGTCGGTGGATACCTACTTTGCCTTATCAAAAGCTCAGCAGGATGACCTAAAGGACGTCGGTGGATTTGTGCTCGGTGCTCTCCGGGGAAACCGGCGTGGCGCAAACACGGTGGAATCCCGTGAGGGTGTCACACTGGACGCGGACAATATCCCTGCCGGTGGAACACAGGGTATCCTGCAGCGCGTTGCGGGATTGGGCTGTGGGTACTGTATATACTCCACGCGCAAGCATCGTCCGGATGCACCGCGGCTGCGAATTATCCTGCCGCTGGATAGGCCGGTGACTGCGGATGAATATGAACCGATTGCACGTAAGGCGGCGGAAACGATAGATCCATCCATGAGGATTTTTGACCCGACCACTTTTGAACCGTCCCGATTAATGTACTGGCCGTCCTGCTGCTCTGATAGTGAGTACATATACCAGTTTGACGATAAGCCTATGCTGTCTGCGGACGGTGTGCTGTCCATGTATACCGACTGGCACGACTGGGGCAGCTGGCCGCAGGTACCGGGGGTTGCAGAAAAGTATCAGTCGCTGGCAAAGCGACAACAGGACCCGGAAGAAAAGAAGGGCATTGTCGGCGCCTGGTGCAAGCTGCATGACATTCCAGACGTGCTGGCAAATGTGCTGTCCGGGCTGTACACCCCCACAGACCGAGACGACCGCGTAACTTTCGCCGCCGGCAGTACAACAGGGGGCGCCATCCTGTATGATGATGGGAAATTCCTTTATTCCCATCACGCGACCGACCCCGCAGGCGGAAAACTCTGCAACAGCTTTGACCTGTGCCGGATTCACCTGTTTGGTGACCAGGACAACGACGCAAAGCCCGGAACACCGGTAAATAAGCTGCCCAGCTTTCAGGCCATGTGCAACTATGCACGAAACGATCCGGCTGTGGAGGATCTGCTGAATGAGGAGCGCTACGAGCAAGCGGCTGCGGACTTTGCGGAAATGACAGCAGCGGGCGGGGAAGAACCGCCAGCAGCAAAGGCCGATGTACATTGGATGAAAGCCCTAAAAGTATCGGATTCCGGCAAATATGATCACAGCATTTTTAATGCTGCTACGATGCTGGAACATGACCCACGCCTAAGAGGAAAGTTGCGACTCAACACTTTCAGTGACCGCATCGAAGGCACCTGCCCGCTACCATGGGCGGGGCGGGACGCGGGAACAGACACGTTCGAATGGAAGAACAGCGACGACTCCGGCCTGCGGAACTGTGTGGAGCAGCTTCTCGGGTTTCACTCGGCAGACGTGATTGAGGACGCGCTGGTGCAGGTCAGTATGGCAAACGCTTACAACCCTGTACAAGAGTACCTCTCCGGGCTTGCGTGGGATGGACAGCCGCGGCTGGATACAATCTACCGTGATTACTTTGGAGAGGTCGACAACGGCTACACACGGGCGGTATCCCGCAAGAGCCTTGTGGCGGCCGTTGCGCGGGCCATGCAGCCCGGGTGCAAGTACGACGAAATGGTTGTTATCTGCGGCCCGCAAGGAACATACAAAAGTACTTTTGTCGCCCGTATCGGCGGCGCGTGGGCGTCTGCCCTCATGGTGTCCTTTGACGACCCGAAAGCCGTCGCAGAGGTCATACAAGGATGCTGGATAATGGAAATCCCGGAACTGTCCTCTATGAGTAAGGCTGACACGAATGCCGTCAAGCAAATGGTAAGCCAGGGCACGGATGAATATCGTGCGGCTTACGCCCGGCACCCGGAGAAACACCCCCGGCAATGCGTCTTTTTTGGCACGACGAATGACAACGATTACCTCAAAGACCCTACTGGAAACCGTCGTTTTTGGCCCATCGACTGCGGAGATCACCCGACAAAAAACGTATGGGACGATCTGACACCGGCGGTGGTGGACCAGCTATGGGCGGAAGCGTATGCCCGCTGGCAGCTGGGGGAATCGCTGGTACTGGACCCGCCGGAAGAAGCGGAGGCGGAGCGCCGCCGCAGCGGACACACGGAACGTGACGATTACGAAGGGCAAATAGCAGAATTTCTTGAAAAACTTGTACCAGAAAACTGGATGAAAATGGATGCAGCGGCGCGGGATATATTCCTCAACGGCACACAGCAGGGCGAGGGCACGAAGCTTGCACACCGGGACCGCATATGTGTTTTAGAGGTAATGCGGGAGTGTTTAGGGTGGCGGCCGGGCTGGTCGATAAAGCAGAGTGACAGCCGCCGGATTGCGAAGATTCTGGACAAACAGCAGGGCTGGAAAAAAGTCGGGGTCATGTGGTTTGGAAAGGAATATGGGAATCAAAAAGGATGGAAATATGGCCCCTAA
- a CDS encoding DEAD/DEAH box helicase, with product MKYIPHAYQAYCEQQIIEKPALALWLDMGLGKTSITLSAINELKYNRFEIFRVLVIAPKKVAEATWQDEAQKWDYTKHLKFSTILGSQAKRIRAVNTPADIYIINRDNVKWLVDYYRNDWPFDMVIIDEASSFKSNKAQRWKALKSVRGHIKRIVELTGTPAPHSLLDLWPQVYLLDQGERLGKTIGGFRERYFNPDKRNAVQVFTYLPKTGAEESVKTLLSDICVSMKSEDYLDLPAQVDDLIPVVLDPAAQRAYDKLEKEALLQIDEQLIDAGSAGVLTNKLLQLCNGAVYDDKREVVKIHDCKLEAFLELVEALNGQHALVFYNFQHDRDRILAALKKTKLRVRVFAGPQDERDWNAGKIDILLAHPASCAYGLNLQQGGHHIIWFGLNWSLELYQQANKRLHRQGQTEPVIVHQLVTKSGVDEDVIASLQDKAHTQESLMQALKARIRKAKGEKA from the coding sequence ATGAAGTACATACCACATGCTTACCAAGCGTATTGTGAGCAGCAGATTATTGAGAAGCCCGCGCTTGCCCTTTGGCTGGACATGGGTCTTGGGAAAACATCCATTACCCTTTCGGCAATAAACGAATTGAAATACAACCGGTTTGAGATTTTCAGAGTGCTGGTAATCGCCCCTAAAAAAGTGGCGGAAGCGACTTGGCAGGATGAAGCCCAAAAGTGGGACTACACAAAGCATCTGAAATTTTCAACTATCCTTGGCAGTCAGGCAAAGCGTATCCGGGCGGTCAATACGCCGGCCGATATTTACATCATCAACCGGGATAATGTCAAATGGCTGGTGGATTACTACCGCAATGACTGGCCATTCGACATGGTTATCATCGACGAGGCCAGCAGCTTTAAATCAAACAAGGCGCAACGCTGGAAGGCATTGAAATCCGTCCGGGGGCACATCAAGCGTATCGTAGAGCTGACCGGTACGCCCGCACCACACAGCCTACTGGACCTTTGGCCGCAGGTGTACCTACTGGACCAGGGGGAGCGCCTGGGGAAAACAATTGGCGGTTTTCGGGAGCGGTATTTTAATCCGGACAAGCGTAATGCGGTACAGGTTTTCACTTACCTGCCGAAAACTGGCGCTGAGGAATCCGTAAAAACCCTTTTGTCCGATATTTGTGTCAGCATGAAATCCGAGGATTATCTGGACTTACCCGCGCAGGTTGACGACCTGATACCCGTCGTCCTTGACCCTGCGGCACAAAGAGCCTATGACAAACTGGAAAAGGAAGCCCTGCTGCAGATTGACGAGCAGCTGATTGACGCTGGCAGCGCGGGGGTCCTCACGAACAAGCTTTTGCAGCTGTGCAACGGGGCTGTGTACGACGATAAGCGTGAAGTCGTGAAAATACACGACTGTAAGCTTGAAGCGTTCCTGGAGCTTGTGGAGGCCCTTAACGGGCAGCATGCACTTGTGTTTTATAATTTTCAGCACGACCGTGACCGGATCCTGGCGGCATTGAAAAAGACAAAATTGCGTGTCCGCGTGTTTGCGGGTCCACAGGACGAACGAGACTGGAATGCCGGCAAGATTGACATCTTGTTGGCGCACCCTGCATCCTGCGCCTACGGGCTGAACCTGCAGCAGGGTGGGCATCACATCATCTGGTTTGGCCTTAATTGGTCGTTAGAATTATACCAGCAGGCGAATAAGCGCCTGCACCGGCAGGGGCAGACGGAACCGGTGATTGTCCACCAGCTTGTAACCAAAAGCGGCGTGGACGAAGATGTAATCGCGTCTCTGCAGGATAAAGCGCACACGCAGGAGTCCTTGATGCAGGCGTTGAAAGCCAGAATCCGAAAAGCGAAAGGAGAAAAAGCATGA
- a CDS encoding N-6 DNA methylase, with amino-acid sequence MELSELTQSVCSLLDCETESIVDSVKNVIFSDRKNDILSKYFDLIGGNLQTDELQKIFQYYYADRKEKCQDFTPKSIANLLASEVVTGAKSIYDMCAGSGALTIQAWVQNKGAIFYCEELDDNVIPVLLFNLALRNISGYVIHRDVLTLKEKAIYRLTAGDRFSRIERILEAPEISADAIVSNPPYNIPWSAPEPLFADKRFKKCTIPPASNANYAFVLTALDRLSENGRCALVLPCGALTSAGSDKEIRRYLCDNRLLEKVIALPGHMFEATDIPTCIMVFSHDNKCISLFDCRKKVEQEDREQNGQSGGASHTGRTYHKTINVLPAALIEALCSSAEDIPEFSRVVTIDEISDQGYVLAPSRYIQIDSAGKGHRPYGDIIDDINRVSRERSVLKITANETLAKQLGLFEIAELENNVPGLNATFKMFDKKYDNRHFIQLSKNKNELKIENQDKELFLSLFSIFLPMWKQHVMFLNQEENRLLAELRDAMLPDLMSGKIQV; translated from the coding sequence ATGGAATTGTCGGAACTGACGCAATCAGTATGCAGCTTGCTTGACTGCGAAACAGAATCCATCGTTGATTCTGTCAAGAACGTCATTTTTTCAGATCGTAAAAACGATATCTTGTCTAAATACTTCGATCTGATTGGTGGAAACCTGCAAACAGACGAATTACAAAAGATATTTCAGTATTATTACGCCGATCGCAAAGAAAAATGTCAGGATTTCACGCCCAAAAGCATCGCAAATCTGTTAGCTTCTGAAGTTGTTACAGGTGCGAAATCAATTTACGACATGTGCGCCGGAAGTGGTGCACTGACAATTCAGGCATGGGTGCAAAATAAAGGCGCAATTTTTTATTGCGAGGAGTTGGACGATAACGTTATCCCTGTGCTGCTATTTAATTTAGCGTTACGTAATATTTCTGGCTATGTGATACACCGCGATGTGTTAACGCTGAAAGAAAAGGCCATCTATCGGCTGACCGCTGGCGATAGATTTTCGCGGATCGAGAGAATACTGGAGGCGCCGGAAATCAGTGCAGATGCTATTGTTTCTAATCCGCCATACAATATTCCGTGGAGCGCGCCGGAACCGTTGTTTGCGGACAAGCGCTTCAAAAAATGCACAATCCCGCCCGCGTCTAACGCAAACTATGCTTTTGTTTTGACGGCCTTAGATAGGCTTTCCGAGAATGGACGATGCGCGCTCGTTCTGCCGTGCGGGGCACTGACTTCCGCTGGGTCGGATAAAGAAATCAGGAGATATCTCTGCGACAATAGACTGCTTGAAAAAGTCATTGCGCTTCCGGGCCACATGTTTGAAGCCACCGATATTCCGACTTGTATTATGGTGTTTAGCCATGACAATAAGTGCATTTCCCTTTTTGACTGCCGAAAAAAAGTTGAGCAGGAAGATCGAGAGCAAAACGGCCAGTCTGGTGGTGCGAGCCATACAGGGCGTACATATCACAAAACGATCAATGTTTTGCCGGCCGCACTTATCGAAGCCTTGTGCAGCTCAGCGGAAGACATTCCGGAATTTTCACGTGTGGTCACGATAGATGAGATTTCAGATCAAGGATATGTACTCGCCCCGTCAAGATATATCCAGATTGATAGCGCCGGAAAAGGCCACAGGCCATACGGAGATATTATCGACGATATTAACCGGGTATCCCGTGAACGCAGCGTTTTAAAAATCACGGCGAATGAAACATTGGCAAAGCAATTGGGGCTGTTCGAAATTGCAGAATTGGAAAACAATGTACCGGGTTTAAACGCTACGTTCAAGATGTTTGATAAAAAATATGACAATAGGCATTTTATTCAACTGTCAAAAAACAAGAATGAATTAAAGATTGAGAATCAGGACAAGGAACTATTTTTGAGCTTGTTCTCGATTTTTTTACCCATGTGGAAACAGCACGTTATGTTTCTGAACCAAGAGGAAAACCGACTACTAGCAGAATTAAGAGATGCTATGCTCCCTGACTTAATGTCTGGGAAAATCCAAGTTTAA
- a CDS encoding PDDEXK family nuclease — MQESSIERYLTQRVKALGGRAYKFVSPGNAGVPDRLVCFPGGHACFVELKAPGKKPRPLQVAAQEQLRRLGFAVETIDCKEQVDGFLDYIRYQWGVPE, encoded by the coding sequence ATGCAGGAAAGCAGTATCGAACGATATTTGACGCAGCGAGTGAAAGCCTTGGGGGGCCGAGCGTACAAGTTTGTTTCACCGGGGAATGCAGGTGTGCCGGACAGACTGGTTTGCTTTCCGGGAGGGCACGCATGCTTCGTGGAGCTAAAGGCCCCCGGTAAGAAGCCGAGACCCCTGCAGGTTGCCGCGCAGGAGCAGCTAAGGCGGCTTGGGTTTGCGGTTGAGACGATCGACTGCAAGGAGCAGGTAGATGGCTTTCTCGACTACATCCGGTATCAGTGGGGGGTACCGGAATGA
- a CDS encoding DNA polymerase: MHDLNIDLETRSSEPIGKTGLYKYAQSPDFDILLAGYSIDGGPVTVVDLTDKNQLPKFADLMRMIQSPEYIKHAFNAAFEWYCLSRYTGYTLDPAEWRDTMLQTLYCGYPASLDAAGKAMGLPQDKRKLQTGKALIKTFCTPHKQTDKDRRPWINPADEPEKWKLFVEYNRQDVVTEVTIGQMLRNFPVPDDVQKQWVQDLQINARGVALDLDLISGALAANDKVMQPLIAEAQRLTGLDNPNSMAQVKGWMQKRGYKIDTLRKADVEDLLNGDTLDPTTRRALEIRQETGKTSVTKYTAMRQAVCEDGRIRGTLQFYGANRTGRWAGRLVQVQNLPRTYIHPPVLDCARELTKAAKAGSIELMFGTVPDTLSQLVRTAFIPAPGNKFIDADSSAIEARVIAWLAKEQWVLDVFKTHGKIYEAQASQMFGVPIDRIKKGNPEYALRQKGKVATLALGYQGSAGALINMGAIKMGIPEEDLPEIVQRWRQSNRRIVDLWHKVEQAAIETVSTGKQTAAQCLLFSRECDKYNDFLTIQLPSKRKLYYSHPQLSQDDMGRQRLQYWGQNQTTHQWQLTDTYGGKLVENCVQAIARDCLAINIDRLESAGYKVVFHIHDEVVIDASQDQHLDDVINIMRTPISWARGLPLNADGWEGNYFTKD; the protein is encoded by the coding sequence TTGCATGACCTAAATATCGACCTTGAAACCCGATCCAGCGAACCTATTGGAAAAACGGGGCTGTATAAATACGCGCAGTCACCTGATTTTGACATTCTGCTGGCAGGGTACAGCATAGACGGCGGCCCTGTTACCGTGGTCGACCTGACCGACAAAAATCAACTACCAAAATTTGCAGACCTAATGCGGATGATACAAAGTCCGGAATACATAAAACACGCGTTTAACGCGGCGTTCGAATGGTACTGCCTGTCCCGATATACCGGTTACACGCTGGATCCTGCCGAATGGCGTGATACCATGCTGCAAACGTTGTATTGCGGGTACCCGGCCAGTTTGGACGCTGCAGGAAAGGCTATGGGGTTGCCGCAGGACAAGCGGAAATTACAGACCGGCAAAGCGTTAATCAAGACATTTTGTACGCCACACAAGCAGACAGACAAGGATCGGCGTCCGTGGATTAACCCCGCGGATGAACCGGAGAAATGGAAGTTGTTTGTCGAGTACAACCGGCAGGATGTTGTGACCGAAGTCACCATTGGGCAGATGCTCCGCAATTTTCCTGTACCGGACGATGTACAGAAACAGTGGGTACAGGATTTACAGATTAATGCCCGCGGCGTTGCGCTGGACCTTGACCTGATTTCTGGCGCACTTGCGGCCAATGACAAAGTTATGCAGCCGCTGATTGCCGAAGCCCAGCGACTTACCGGGCTGGACAACCCCAACAGTATGGCACAGGTAAAAGGTTGGATGCAAAAGCGCGGGTACAAAATAGACACCCTACGCAAAGCAGATGTAGAGGACTTGCTGAATGGCGACACACTCGACCCGACAACCCGACGAGCCCTTGAAATCCGGCAGGAAACAGGCAAGACAAGCGTAACAAAATACACCGCCATGCGGCAGGCGGTCTGCGAAGATGGGCGCATTCGCGGTACCCTGCAATTTTACGGGGCTAACCGCACCGGGAGATGGGCGGGACGCCTCGTGCAGGTACAAAATTTGCCGCGAACGTATATCCATCCGCCCGTGCTGGACTGCGCTCGTGAACTAACAAAGGCCGCAAAAGCTGGGAGCATTGAGCTGATGTTTGGTACAGTACCGGATACGCTGTCCCAGCTGGTCCGCACAGCCTTTATTCCGGCACCCGGGAACAAATTCATTGATGCTGATTCCAGCGCCATAGAAGCCCGGGTAATCGCTTGGCTGGCGAAAGAACAATGGGTACTGGATGTTTTCAAGACACACGGAAAAATCTATGAAGCACAGGCGAGTCAGATGTTTGGTGTACCGATTGACCGAATCAAAAAAGGCAATCCCGAATATGCACTGCGCCAAAAAGGCAAAGTCGCTACACTTGCCCTTGGATATCAGGGGAGCGCCGGGGCGCTTATTAACATGGGAGCCATCAAAATGGGTATCCCGGAAGAAGACCTGCCCGAAATTGTGCAGCGCTGGCGGCAGAGTAACCGCCGCATCGTGGATCTCTGGCACAAGGTAGAGCAGGCCGCAATAGAAACGGTAAGCACTGGGAAGCAGACAGCAGCACAGTGCTTATTATTTTCTCGGGAGTGTGATAAGTACAATGATTTCCTGACAATTCAGCTGCCGAGTAAACGAAAACTATACTACAGTCACCCGCAGCTCTCGCAGGACGATATGGGCCGGCAGCGGCTGCAGTACTGGGGGCAGAATCAGACAACACATCAGTGGCAGCTTACGGACACATATGGTGGAAAGCTAGTGGAAAATTGTGTACAGGCAATCGCTCGCGACTGTCTGGCAATTAATATCGACAGGCTGGAGTCGGCCGGATACAAAGTTGTTTTTCACATCCACGATGAGGTTGTAATTGACGCCTCGCAGGACCAGCACCTGGACGATGTAATCAACATTATGCGGACTCCTATCTCGTGGGCGCGGGGGTTACCCTTAAACGCCGACGGATGGGAAGGTAATTATTTCACGAAAGATTGA